CGTCTCTAGAAGGAAAAACGATTGCAATTCAGGGAATGGGAAGTGTTGGAAAGCGCCTTGCTGAGCGTCTTTTTTGGTCAGGAGCAAAATTAATCATTGCAGACGTCAACGAAGATGTCATTCGTCATTTTGCTCATGAATTTGATGCACAGATCGTTCCTGCAGATGAAATTTTATTCGCAGAGTGTGATGTTCTTGCCCCTTGCGCAATGGGGGGAATTATCCATAAGGATATGATTCCAAAGCTCAACTGTCGTGCTATTGCAGGAGCTGCTAATAACCAGCTTCTTAAACCAACGGATGCAGATCACTTAATGGAAAAGGGTATTTTATATGCCCCCGATTTCGTGATTAATGCTGGTGGTTTGATCAACGTTATGAATGAGCTTCGTCTTGAAGGTTACAATGCAACACGCGCCCGCAACGGCATCAAACAGATCTATCATCAACTCCTTCAGATTTACGAAATTGCTCAGCAAAATGGAATTTCAACACATCAAGCAGCTGTTAGCCTAGCCGATCACCGCCTTGAAAAAGGAATTGGCAAGAGAACAGAGGAACTTTGCTTTCCATTTGCAGAGACTGCTAAGTAAAGTTCTCTGCAACCCACTTGCATAGAGCTCTCCATTCAACATGATGGTTTTGAATGGAGAGTTCTGTTTATTGAATAAGAAGCGGAATTTCTGAGATATCATCTAAATGCCACAGATTTAGATAGAGCTAAGTCAACGCGTCTGTATTGATCTCCAAGCAGCAGCTCACAGAAGTTGACTCTGAAAATCTTAGAGCATTGTTAAAAGTGGTGTTTTAGATGCCTGGCTTTTAGGAGCCAAGAAGAGGAGAAGTTTAAGGCTCTCAAACAAAACGTCTGATAATTAATGTTATGTTAGAAATAAGAGGTTGAGGCTTAAACAAGTCCCGGAAATTGCAGATAGGGATTGTGGGTGTCATTTTTCTTGCGGTGAAGCACGGGGTATCTATCTCTGCGTCTGTTCCATTGTTTCAAAAAAATCCTCCAAGCACGTTCGTATCCAGTCGGAAAGAAAGCGCTTATGAAATGTCTAATGGAGTGTTGTGCGATGCATATTTTCAGGAAGCGTGGAAATAGAAGTTTCTGTGATGTTCGATAAACTTTGTCTTATCCTTACTTCCCAA
The window above is part of the Candidatus Neptunochlamydia sp. REUL1 genome. Proteins encoded here:
- a CDS encoding Glu/Leu/Phe/Val family dehydrogenase, with translation MEIKQQLLDIAGYEKVIKVIEEETGLVAIISIHNTTLGPGLGGTRIYPYDTFDEALTDALRLSKGMTYKSAIAQVGVGGAKSVIISDQKNKTPEKLRAFGAAVDQLQGNYICAEDVGCTPADVDVILESTKYVCGVHNLRGSGNPSAFTAHGTYLGILSALQELDGSTSLEGKTIAIQGMGSVGKRLAERLFWSGAKLIIADVNEDVIRHFAHEFDAQIVPADEILFAECDVLAPCAMGGIIHKDMIPKLNCRAIAGAANNQLLKPTDADHLMEKGILYAPDFVINAGGLINVMNELRLEGYNATRARNGIKQIYHQLLQIYEIAQQNGISTHQAAVSLADHRLEKGIGKRTEELCFPFAETAK